One Chitinivibrionales bacterium DNA segment encodes these proteins:
- a CDS encoding methyltransferase domain-containing protein, producing MAPQIPDKKRIARSFSNKAGTYGEYAAIQQTALEKLAGYARELPADTSPWIDLGCGTGLFETIAGIPHSRNIFYLDIAPQCLQKARTQRQPPAPAIVADIESLPLHSGTFAVAVMASVLQWLTEPSRALRAINAVLNSRGHLLFAVFLNNSFHELQQLQTKYGVKNPIRLFSLPECETLFSRSGFDILSREELRITFHYPTPLAALKSFVGTGSTALQGNRLNPKKLFSFCREYDTLHRTPQGIPVTCHMLVGKARKTGFSESTG from the coding sequence ATGGCTCCGCAGATTCCCGATAAAAAGCGTATTGCGCGGTCCTTTTCGAACAAAGCCGGCACCTATGGTGAATATGCCGCAATTCAGCAAACGGCATTAGAGAAGCTGGCTGGCTATGCCCGCGAACTCCCCGCCGATACCTCTCCCTGGATCGATCTGGGATGCGGGACAGGGTTGTTCGAAACAATTGCCGGCATTCCCCACTCCCGGAACATTTTTTATCTGGACATAGCTCCCCAATGCCTTCAGAAAGCAAGAACCCAAAGGCAACCGCCCGCTCCGGCGATTGTAGCCGACATAGAATCGCTTCCCCTCCATTCGGGGACCTTTGCCGTAGCGGTAATGGCATCGGTTCTCCAGTGGCTTACCGAACCATCCAGAGCGCTGAGAGCAATCAATGCGGTCCTCAATTCCCGGGGGCACCTTCTTTTTGCAGTATTTCTGAACAATTCATTCCACGAACTTCAACAGCTCCAGACAAAATATGGGGTGAAAAACCCGATCAGACTGTTCTCCCTACCCGAGTGTGAAACTCTTTTCAGCCGGTCCGGATTTGATATTCTGAGCCGGGAAGAACTGCGGATAACCTTTCACTACCCTACCCCACTCGCCGCGCTGAAAAGCTTTGTCGGCACCGGAAGTACGGCGCTCCAGGGCAATCGTCTGAATCCAAAAAAGCTTTTTTCTTTTTGTAGAGAATATGATACTCTCCACAGGACACCCCAAGGAATCCCGGTTACCTGTCATATGCTGGTCGGAAAGGCGCGTAAAACCGGATTTTCGGAGAGCACCGGATAA